From the genome of Eucalyptus grandis isolate ANBG69807.140 chromosome 2, ASM1654582v1, whole genome shotgun sequence, one region includes:
- the LOC104423929 gene encoding probable disease resistance protein RPP1, whose amino-acid sequence MSHLIKLKELHIEGCHELKYLWQDGNEMLNLTCLQELTIKSCPQFTSFVVGETEIELPCNLDKMELSNCTSLEKLPSKMYTLTYLCIGGCPKLIRPNISSYDPNNNNPMSQLESSCTGKCDSLTFCPFANGRLATLKTFVIGFCEGVELLEEITIESLKDMDIYCCPNLRSLPQFLLRLSHLTKLSITDCQIEDFPPLPLTLSSLTLMRCPNIKTITSITSCNNLTYLSERGALEIIDSLPLPIGYVFLDDCPKIKSLPKWCHLTSLWFIYIRGCQNIQCLPEGGLPPNLQEFHFLKCENMKQPLREWGLPLLTSLTSLAIDGRSMGGEGEKVRFPSEEEDEEDAWSLLFPSSLTRLAIEMRNVERL is encoded by the coding sequence ATGAGCCACTTGATCAAGCTAAAGGAGCTTCATATAGAAGGGTGTCACGAGTTAAAATACTTGTGGCAAGATGGAAATGAAATGCTAAATCTTACTTGCCTCCAAGAATTAACCATCAAAAGCTGTCCTCAATTCACATCATTCGTGGTTGGAGAAACAGAAATAGAGCTGCCATGCAACCTTGACAAGATGGAATTGAGTAATTGCACCAGTTTAGAAAAGCTTCCAAGCAAGATGTACACACTCACTTATTTGTGCATTGGAGGGTGTCCAAAACTCATAAGACCAAACATTTCTTCATATGACCCCAACAACAACAACCCGATGTCTCAACTTGAATCTTCATGTACAGGTAAATGTGATTCTCTAACATTTTGTCCCTTTGCCAATGGTAGACTTGCTACTTTGAAGACATTTGTTATTGGATTTTGCGAGGGAGTGGAATTGCTGGAAGAAATCACCATAGAATCACTCAAAGATATGGATATTTACTGTTGTCCGAATCTAAGAAGCCTACCACAATTCCTTCTGAGGCTCTCCCATCTCACTAAATTGAGTATAACTGACTGTCAAATAGAGGACTTTCCTCCCCTTCCTCTCACCCTATCGAGTCTCACACTTATGAGATGTCCGAACATAAAGACTATCACCAGTATCACCAGTTGTAACAATCTCACTTATTTGAGTGAGCGTGGGGCATTGGAAATAATAgattcccttccccttcccatCGGGTATGTCTTTCTTGATGATTGTCCGAAGATAAAGTCTCTACCAAAGTGGTGTCATCTTACATCCCTCTGGTTCATATACATTAGGGGTTGCCAAAATATCCAATGCTTGCCTGAAGGAGGTTTGCCTCCCAATTTGCAGGagtttcattttcttaagtGCGAGAATATGAAACAGCCGTTGAGAGAATGGGGCTTACCCCTGCTCACATCCCTCACGAGTCTAGCAATTGACGGAAGAAGcatgggaggggagggagagaaggtgcGGTTTCCttcggaggaggaggatgaggaggatgcttggagtcttctctttccttcctctctaacCCGGCTTGCGATAGAAATGAGGAACGTGGAAAGACTATGA